In Debaryomyces hansenii CBS767 chromosome B complete sequence, one genomic interval encodes:
- a CDS encoding DEHA2B16258p (similar to uniprot|Q5KC75 Cryptococcus neoformans var CNH00030) has translation MSNSAQTIEEIKSLSQSEIRIDPHRRLGEIDRKIYSGFLEHLGRCIYGGIVDYENPNKSLITKEGYRKDVAKALQDLDMPVIRWPGGNFVSSYHWQDGIGPKESRPRRPELAWLNEESNLFGTDEFLHWCEWMKIEPYLCLNMGTGTLDEALAWIEYCNSSSNTFWANLRRSNGHEEPYNVKYWGLGNEVWGPWQVGQMNEDDYCKKALQWAKAIKLLDPSVVLISCGCTGFSKWDYEITQNLFKFVDFHSIHLYTSDAKDQMKNITGPAAAETGIQITAKLLDLAKITNYSSSTSNSVAATEDLEIKKHRVKICFDEWNVWDPIRAGGEVGCEEKYTLGDALAVGSWLNVFIRQSGHVGMANIAQCVNVIAPIMTNQDKLFFQTTYHPFRLFSQKMRGESLNIHVATPLYKGDTRGGNMNIEWLKDVDSNITILDCSAAIDNNKIIMAVVNRSPTEDATTKVSLPGEPRNISPNANSWVIYHENINAINTFEEPENVVVEENVIALNFIHSNCESTFSISFKRHSLTMIEIQLLEGF, from the coding sequence ATGTCTAATTCAGCTcaaacaattgaagaaattaaaagcTTATCTCAATCAGAAATTCGAATCGATCCCCACCGTCGCTTGGGAGAGATCGACCGCAAAATATATAGTGGCTTTCTTGAACACTTAGGTAGGTGCATTTATGGAGGGATTGTTGACTATGAGAATCctaataaatcattgataacGAAAGAGGGTTACAGAAAAGATGTCGCAAAAGCATTGCAAGATCTTGATATGCCAGTCATCCGTTGGCCGGGTGGTAACTTTGTTAGTTCGTATCATTGGCAAGATGGTATAGGCCCAAAGGAATCAAGGCCAAGAAGACCTGAATTGGCGTGGTTGAACGAGGAACTGAACTTGTTTGGCACAGATGAATTTTTACATTGGTGCGAATGGATGAAGATAGAGCCATACTTATGCTTAAACATGGGCACAGGAACCCTTGATGAAGCATTAGCATGGATAGAATATTGTAATTCTAGTCTGAACACTTTTTGGGCCAATTTACGTAGAAGTAATGGACATGAAGAGCCATATAACGTTAAATACTGGGGTTTAGGAAATGAGGTTTGGGGTCCATGGCAGGTTGGACAAATGAATGAAGACGATTATTGTAAAAAAGCGCTACAGTGGGCAAAGGCAATCAAACTTCTTGATCCTTCTGTAGTATTAATAAGCTGCGGTTGTACAGGATTCTCGAAATGGGACTACGAAATAACTCAAAATCTATTCAAGTTTGTTGATTTTCACTCTATACACTTATATACTAGTGATGCTAAGGAccagatgaagaatatcacAGGACCTGCTGCTGCTGAAACTGGTATTCAAATTACGGCAAAACTACTCGATTTAGCAAAAATTACAAACTATAGTTCTTCAACATCTAATAGTGTTGCAGCTActgaagatttggaaattaAGAAACACCGGGTAAAGATTTGCTTTGATGAATGGAATGTTTGGGACCCTATTAGAGCCGGTGGGGAGGTCGGTTGCgaagaaaaatatacaTTGGGTGATGCATTAGCTGTTGGATCATGGCTAAATGTATTTATACGCCAATCAGGTCATGTTGGAATGGCAAATATTGCTCAATGTGTTAATGTTATAGCCCCAATTATGACTAACCAAGACAAGCTCTTCTTTCAGACAACATATCATCCATTTCGCTTATTTTCTCAGAAAATGAGAGGAGAGAGCTTGAATATTCATGTCGCTACTCCTTTGTACAAGGGAGATACTCGTGGAGGTAATATGAACATTGAATGGCTCAAGGACGTTGACTCAAATATTACCATTCTTGATTGCTCGGCAGCAAttgacaataataaaattattatggCGGTGGTTAACAGATCGCCAACGGAAGATGCAACTACTAAGGTTTCACTTCCTGGTGAACCAAGGAACATTAGCCCCAATGCTAATCTGTGGGTTATCTAccatgaaaatattaatgctATTAATACGTTTGAAGAGCCGGAAAACGTTGTAGTCGAGGAAAATGTTATCGCTTTGAACTTTATTCACCTGAATTGTGAATctacattttcaatatcttttaaAAGGCATTCTTTGACCATGATAGAGATTCAGCTATTAGAAGGTTTTTAG